CGCCGCATTGCAACTGGTGCTGGGTTTGCCCGGATTGCAAAACCGAGCTGGTCACGCGCATGGTGAGTCATGGCGCGTGCCGCGTCGGCGCGGATCCCGGCATCGCACCGGTGAAAGAACTCGCGGCGCGCTATATCGATCACACCCTGCTCAAGCCGGAGGGCACGCGACAGCAGATCGAAAAGCTCTGCACAGAAGCGGCGGAGTTTGGATTCGCCAGTGTGTGCGTGAATCCCACCTGGGTTTCTTATTGCAGCCACTTGCTGCGCGGCACGAAGGTGTTGGTGTGTACGGTGGTGGGCTTTCCGCTTGGCGCGAACACCACCGAAGTCAAAGCTTCTGAAACGAAACAATGCGTGGAGCAGGGCGCTTGTGAAATCGACATGGTGATCAACATCGGCCGCCTTAAATCGGGCGAGTATGATTTTGTTGCGCAAGACATTCACGCCGTTGTCGAAGCCGCGCAT
The sequence above is a segment of the Cytophagia bacterium CHB2 genome. Coding sequences within it:
- the deoC gene encoding deoxyribose-phosphate aldolase, yielding MVSHGACRVGADPGIAPVKELAARYIDHTLLKPEGTRQQIEKLCTEAAEFGFASVCVNPTWVSYCSHLLRGTKVLVCTVVGFPLGANTTEVKASETKQCVEQGACEIDMVINIGRLKSGEYDFVAQDIHAVVEAAHPAHVKVILENCYLTDEEKIKASLLSREAGAHFVKTSTGFGPSGAKIEDVALMRRVVGEQLGVKAAGGIREYDIASKMIAAGASRLGASASIAILEHRKAA